One genomic segment of Tursiops truncatus isolate mTurTru1 chromosome 11, mTurTru1.mat.Y, whole genome shotgun sequence includes these proteins:
- the ASCL1 gene encoding achaete-scute homolog 1, with the protein MESSAKMESGGAGPQPFLPPAACFFATAAAAAAAAAAAQSAQQQPPPQPQAPQLSPAADGQPSGGGHKSAPKQVKRQRSSSPELMRCKRRLNFSGFGYSLPQQQPAAVARRNERERNRVKLVNLGFATLREHVPNGAANKKMSKVETLRSAVEYIRALQQLLDEHDAVSAAFQAGVLSPTISPNYSNDMNSMAGSPVSSYSSDEGSYDPLSPEEQELLDFTNWF; encoded by the coding sequence ATGGAGAGCTCTGCCAAGATGGAGAGCGGCGGCGCAGGCCCGCAGCCCTTCCTGCCGCCCGCAGCCTGCTTCTTTGCCACGGccgcggcggcggctgcggcggcagcggcggcgcaGAGCGCGCAGCAGcagccgccgccgcagccgcagGCGCCTCAGCTGAGCCCCGCGGCCGACGGCCAGCCCTCAGGGGGCGGTCACAAGTCAGCGCCCAAGCAAGTCAAGCGACAGCGCTCGTCCTCGCCCGAACTGATGCGCTGCAAACGCCGGCTCAACTTCAGCGGCTTCGGCTACAGCCTGCCGCAGCAGCAGCCGGCCGCCGTGGCGCGCCGCAACGAGCGCGAGCGCAACCGCGTCAAGCTGGTCAACCTGGGCTTCGCCACCCTTCGGGAGCACGTCCCCAACGGCGCGGCCAACAAGAAGATGAGCAAGGTGGAGACGCTGCGCTCCGCCGTCGAGTACATCCGCGCGCTGCAGCAGCTGCTGGACGAGCACGACGCGGTGAGCGCCGCCTTCCAGGCGGGCGTCCTGTCGCCCACCATCTCCCCCAACTACTCCAACGACATGAACTCCATGGCCGGGTCGCCGGTCTCATCCTACTCGTCGGACGAGGGCTCCTACGACCCTCTCAGCCCCGAGGAGCAAGAACTGCTCGACTTCACCAACTGGTTCTGA